A genomic segment from [Flavobacterium] thermophilum encodes:
- the rsgA gene encoding Putative ribosome biogenesis GTPase RsgA yields the protein MAEGQIIKALSGFYYVLSEGNVFQCRGRGVFRKQKVTPLVGDRVVFTATSETEGYILDIRERQNELVRPPIANVEQAILVFSAVSPDFSAKLLDRFLVLIESKEIAPIIVISKMDLLDGEAKDAIARYAGDYRRIGYEVIETSAVTKDGLDKLAAHLRGRVSVVAGQSGVGKSSLLNALRPDLRLKTGDISTHLGRGKHTTRHVELLEVAGGLVADTPGFSALEFDDIELDELPRYFPEFREYGEECKFRGCLHVAEPKCAVREAAEAGDIPPYRYDHYLSFVAEMKERKPRY from the coding sequence ATGGCAGAAGGGCAAATCATCAAAGCGTTGAGCGGATTTTATTACGTGCTCTCGGAAGGGAATGTGTTTCAGTGCCGCGGGCGCGGTGTGTTTCGCAAGCAAAAAGTGACGCCGCTTGTCGGCGACCGCGTTGTCTTTACGGCGACAAGCGAGACGGAAGGCTACATTTTGGACATTCGCGAGCGGCAAAATGAACTGGTGCGGCCGCCGATCGCCAACGTCGAGCAGGCGATTTTAGTTTTTTCTGCCGTAAGCCCGGACTTTAGCGCCAAGCTGTTGGACCGCTTTCTCGTCTTAATCGAATCGAAGGAAATTGCGCCGATTATCGTCATTAGCAAAATGGATTTGCTCGATGGCGAGGCGAAAGACGCGATCGCCCGTTATGCAGGTGATTACCGGCGCATTGGCTATGAGGTGATTGAGACGTCGGCCGTGACAAAAGACGGCCTCGATAAGCTGGCGGCGCACCTGCGCGGCCGCGTCTCGGTCGTTGCCGGACAGTCCGGCGTCGGCAAGTCATCGCTGTTAAATGCGCTTCGCCCGGATTTGCGGCTGAAAACCGGCGATATTTCCACCCATTTAGGGCGCGGCAAACATACGACCCGCCACGTCGAGCTGCTGGAGGTGGCCGGCGGGCTCGTCGCCGACACACCGGGGTTTAGCGCCCTCGAGTTCGACGATATTGAACTTGACGAGCTGCCGCGCTATTTTCCGGAATTCCGGGAATACGGAGAAGAGTGCAAGTTCCGCGGCTGCCTTCATGTGGCCGAACCGAAATGTGCGGTCCGCGAGGCGGCTGAGGCCGGGGACATTCCGCCGTACCGCTACGACCATTATTTAAGTTTTGTTGCGGAAATGAAAGAACGAAAGCCGAGGTATTGA
- the rsmB gene encoding Ribosomal RNA small subunit methyltransferase B: MNVRELALETLLAIEQQGAYSHLELNEAIRKGRLDGRDAALLTEIVYGTVQRRDTLDYYLAPFLRKARRLEPWVRMLLRLTLYQMVYLDRVPNHAAIFEAVEIAKRRGHRGIASLVNGVLRTIGREGLPSLEAIHDSGKRLAVATSHPEWLVRRWIGQYGFEETARMCETNLRPPQSTARVNRLRATVEEALDRLRAEGMAAAPGHLAPEAVRAEKGNLAHTQAFRAGLLTIQDESSMLVARALDPAPGERVLDCCAAPGGKTTHIAERMGGRGEVVAVDVHEHKVKLIEQQAQRLGFRCITPLALDSRRLGERFAPESFDRILVDAPCTGFGVIRRKPEIKYTKGKDDVASLVAVQQAILRAVAPLLKKGGVLVYSTCTIEREENEDAIARFLADHPDFALDDRLAERMPEQVRPRVRSGMLQLLPHYFDSDGFFIALLRKKV; the protein is encoded by the coding sequence ATGAACGTACGTGAACTTGCGTTGGAGACATTGTTGGCAATTGAACAACAAGGAGCCTACAGCCATCTGGAGCTCAATGAAGCGATTCGCAAAGGCCGGCTTGACGGGCGCGATGCGGCGTTGCTGACGGAGATCGTCTACGGCACGGTGCAGCGGCGTGATACGCTTGACTACTATTTAGCTCCGTTTTTGCGAAAGGCGCGCCGGCTGGAGCCGTGGGTGCGCATGCTGCTCCGGTTGACGCTGTACCAAATGGTGTATTTGGACCGCGTCCCGAATCACGCCGCCATTTTTGAAGCGGTCGAGATCGCCAAGCGGCGCGGCCATCGCGGCATCGCCTCGCTTGTCAACGGCGTTTTGCGCACGATCGGCCGTGAGGGTCTGCCTTCGCTTGAGGCGATTCACGACTCCGGAAAACGGCTCGCCGTCGCCACCAGCCATCCGGAATGGCTTGTCCGGCGCTGGATCGGCCAATACGGTTTTGAGGAAACGGCGCGCATGTGCGAGACGAATTTGCGCCCGCCGCAGTCAACAGCCCGCGTCAACCGGCTGCGGGCGACGGTGGAGGAAGCGCTTGACCGGCTGCGTGCTGAAGGCATGGCAGCTGCTCCCGGCCATCTCGCGCCGGAGGCCGTCCGCGCGGAAAAAGGAAATTTGGCGCATACGCAAGCGTTTCGCGCCGGTTTGCTGACGATCCAAGATGAAAGCTCGATGCTTGTCGCCCGGGCGCTTGATCCGGCTCCCGGCGAGCGGGTGCTTGACTGCTGCGCGGCGCCCGGGGGGAAGACGACCCATATCGCCGAGCGGATGGGCGGCCGCGGTGAAGTGGTCGCCGTCGATGTTCATGAGCATAAAGTGAAGCTCATTGAGCAGCAGGCGCAAAGGCTTGGGTTTCGCTGCATCACCCCCCTCGCCCTTGACAGCCGCCGGCTCGGCGAGCGGTTTGCCCCTGAGTCGTTTGATCGCATTTTGGTCGATGCGCCGTGCACCGGATTCGGCGTCATTCGCCGCAAGCCGGAGATCAAATACACGAAAGGGAAAGACGACGTCGCCTCGCTCGTTGCGGTGCAGCAAGCCATTTTGCGGGCGGTCGCGCCGCTGTTGAAAAAAGGGGGCGTGCTTGTTTACAGCACGTGCACCATCGAGCGCGAAGAGAATGAAGACGCGATCGCCCGTTTTTTGGCCGACCATCCGGATTTTGCCCTTGACGACCGTCTCGCCGAGCGGATGCCAGAGCAGGTGCGGCCGCGCGTGCGAAGCGGAATGCTGCAGCTGTTGCCGCATTATTTTGATTCCGACGGGTTTTTTATCGCATTACTACGAAAGAAGGTGTAA
- the priA gene encoding Primosomal protein N' translates to MKVASVIVDVPSRQTDRPFDYAIPERWQGVIQPGMRVTVPFGARRLQGFVVEVKDHSDIKQLKPIEHVLDVVPVLNEELLDLGRYLTETTLCFAISAYQAMLPAAMRAKYEKTLRLTDERNREALPDDLKPLFVHQMEVAWKDIEAASLWRAAQKAVQQGVLEAVYEVKEKAGKKTVKHARLAVPDKQANDALAALPSRQKDVLSFLLEKGEAVPVAELQAALGVSSAPLKALVDKGLVVLNDVEVYRDPYEHRTFQPSEPPALTPAQEATLAKIAASVRAGEHRTFLLYGVTGSGKTEVYMQAIDEVLRQGKEAIVLVPEISLTPQMVERFKGRFGPKVAVLHSGLSIGEKYDEWRKIHRKEVQLVVGARSAVFAPFENLGMIIIDEEHETSYKQEEMPRYHARDVAIYRARRHSCPVVLGSATPSLETFARAAKGVYELLELPERVSRQGLPSVHVVDMREELRSGNRSMFSRRLLDGLRARLERGEQAVLFLNRRGYSTFVMCRGCGYVIRCPHCDISLTYHRAGERMKCHYCGHEEPLAPRCPSCGSEHIRFFGTGTQKVEEELTRLLPKARVIRMDVDTTGRKGAHEELLSRFAAKEADILLGTQMIAKGLDFPNVTLVGVLAADTMLHLPDFRAAEKTFQLLTQVSGRAGRHELPGEVVIQTYTPDHYSIELAARHDYRAFYRREMMLRKAHGYPPYYYLTLITVAHQEAPAAAKTAEKIAAYMRKQLSNEAVVLGPVASPIARLHDRYRYQCMIKYKREPNVTAALKAVIDRYQADAAHGGAAITVDTNPYMMM, encoded by the coding sequence ATGAAAGTCGCCTCCGTGATTGTCGATGTTCCGTCCCGGCAGACGGACCGCCCGTTCGATTATGCGATCCCGGAGCGCTGGCAAGGCGTCATCCAGCCGGGCATGCGGGTGACGGTGCCGTTTGGGGCGCGGCGCTTGCAAGGATTTGTCGTCGAGGTGAAAGACCATTCCGACATCAAGCAGCTGAAACCGATTGAGCATGTGCTTGATGTCGTGCCGGTGTTAAACGAAGAGCTGCTGGATCTTGGCCGCTATTTAACGGAAACGACGCTCTGTTTCGCCATCTCGGCGTACCAAGCGATGCTGCCGGCGGCGATGCGGGCGAAATATGAAAAAACGCTCCGCTTGACGGATGAACGAAATCGGGAAGCATTGCCGGACGACCTAAAGCCGCTGTTTGTCCATCAAATGGAAGTGGCTTGGAAAGACATTGAAGCCGCCAGCTTATGGCGGGCGGCGCAAAAAGCGGTGCAACAAGGTGTGCTTGAAGCCGTTTACGAAGTGAAAGAAAAAGCAGGCAAGAAAACGGTGAAGCATGCGCGTTTGGCCGTTCCGGACAAACAGGCAAACGACGCGCTGGCGGCGCTGCCTTCAAGGCAAAAGGACGTGCTTTCGTTTTTGCTTGAAAAAGGGGAAGCGGTGCCGGTTGCCGAGCTGCAAGCGGCGCTTGGCGTTTCCTCAGCGCCGCTGAAAGCGCTCGTCGACAAAGGATTGGTGGTGCTGAACGATGTCGAGGTGTACCGCGACCCGTACGAACATCGCACGTTTCAGCCGAGTGAGCCGCCGGCGCTCACTCCGGCACAAGAAGCGACGTTGGCGAAAATCGCCGCTTCGGTGCGCGCCGGAGAGCACCGCACGTTTTTGCTTTACGGCGTCACCGGGAGCGGGAAGACGGAAGTGTACATGCAGGCGATCGACGAAGTGCTGCGCCAAGGGAAAGAGGCGATCGTCCTTGTCCCGGAAATTTCACTGACGCCGCAAATGGTCGAGCGGTTTAAGGGGCGGTTCGGTCCGAAGGTGGCAGTGCTCCACAGCGGGCTGTCCATCGGGGAAAAATACGACGAATGGCGGAAAATTCACCGGAAAGAAGTGCAGCTTGTCGTCGGTGCGCGCTCAGCCGTGTTTGCCCCGTTTGAAAACTTAGGGATGATCATCATCGACGAAGAACATGAGACGAGCTATAAGCAAGAAGAAATGCCGCGCTACCACGCGCGCGATGTCGCCATTTACCGCGCCCGCCGCCACAGCTGCCCGGTCGTGCTTGGCAGCGCCACCCCCTCGCTTGAGACGTTCGCCCGCGCCGCCAAAGGGGTGTACGAGCTGCTTGAGCTGCCGGAGCGCGTCAGCCGCCAAGGTTTGCCGTCGGTCCATGTCGTCGATATGCGCGAGGAACTGCGCAGCGGCAACCGCTCCATGTTTTCACGCCGGCTGCTTGACGGGTTGCGTGCTCGGCTCGAACGCGGCGAGCAGGCGGTGCTGTTTTTAAACCGGCGCGGCTATTCAACGTTTGTCATGTGCCGCGGCTGCGGCTACGTCATCCGTTGTCCGCATTGCGACATCTCGCTTACGTACCATCGCGCCGGCGAGCGGATGAAATGCCATTATTGCGGGCATGAAGAGCCGCTTGCCCCCCGCTGTCCGTCGTGCGGAAGCGAACACATCCGCTTTTTTGGCACTGGCACGCAAAAAGTGGAAGAAGAACTGACGAGGTTGCTGCCGAAAGCGCGCGTCATCCGCATGGATGTCGACACGACCGGCCGCAAAGGGGCGCATGAAGAGCTGCTTTCCCGTTTTGCCGCCAAGGAAGCCGATATTTTGCTCGGCACGCAAATGATTGCCAAAGGGCTCGATTTTCCAAACGTCACGCTCGTCGGCGTGCTGGCGGCTGACACGATGCTGCATTTGCCCGATTTCCGCGCCGCGGAAAAAACGTTTCAGCTGCTGACACAAGTGAGCGGGCGCGCCGGACGGCATGAGCTGCCGGGTGAAGTCGTCATTCAGACGTACACGCCCGACCATTACAGCATCGAGCTTGCCGCCCGCCATGACTATCGCGCCTTTTATCGGCGGGAGATGATGCTGCGCAAAGCGCACGGTTATCCGCCGTACTACTACTTGACGCTCATCACGGTCGCCCACCAGGAAGCGCCGGCTGCCGCCAAGACGGCGGAAAAAATCGCCGCCTACATGCGCAAACAGCTGTCAAACGAGGCGGTCGTTCTCGGTCCGGTCGCCTCGCCGATCGCCCGCCTTCACGATAGATATCGTTACCAGTGCATGATAAAATACAAACGGGAACCGAATGTAACGGCGGCGCTCAAAGCGGTCATCGACCGCTACCAAGCCGATGCCGCCCATGGCGGAGCGGCCATCACCGTCGATACGAACCCGTATATGATGATGTGA
- the def1 gene encoding Peptide deformylase 1, whose translation MPILPIVTYPAPILEQPCAPVTTFDRELARLLDDMYDTMLAADGVGLAAPQVGIAKQIAVIDVGDEHGRIELINPVILEARGEEVDVEGCLSFPGLFGEVPRAKFVNVRAQNRRGRSFTLSAAGFLARALQHEIDHLHGVLFTSKVIRYCDLEELEG comes from the coding sequence TTGCCAATATTGCCGATTGTCACATATCCCGCCCCGATTTTGGAGCAGCCGTGCGCCCCGGTGACAACGTTTGACCGCGAGCTTGCCCGGCTGCTTGACGACATGTACGATACGATGCTTGCCGCTGACGGGGTCGGCTTGGCCGCCCCGCAAGTCGGCATCGCCAAGCAGATCGCCGTCATTGACGTCGGCGATGAACACGGCCGGATTGAGCTCATCAACCCAGTTATCCTCGAGGCGCGCGGCGAAGAGGTCGATGTGGAAGGCTGTTTGAGCTTTCCCGGCCTGTTTGGCGAAGTGCCGCGCGCGAAATTTGTGAACGTGCGGGCGCAAAACCGGCGCGGCCGTTCGTTTACGCTTTCGGCCGCCGGTTTTTTGGCGCGCGCGTTGCAGCATGAAATCGACCATTTGCACGGTGTGCTGTTTACATCAAAAGTGATCCGTTACTGTGATCTTGAGGAATTGGAAGGATAG
- the stp gene encoding Serine/threonine phosphatase stp, whose protein sequence is MRAVFRTDIGQIREHNEDNGGVFVNESGQYFAVVADGMGGHRAGDVASAMAVAHLQEQWEQAPCVSSPAEAEQWLKVQIAAANERLFRYALSHPECQGMGTTVVGAICAGPFATIAHIGDSRCYLLNQNGIQQLTDDHSLVNELVKSGQISKEDAEHHPRKNVLLRALGTEPAVKVDIKTVSIDDGDMLLLCSDGLSNKVPEADIVQILTGAGALEEKAQALIELANGRGGEDNISLAVVDFSVEREGG, encoded by the coding sequence ATGCGAGCCGTTTTCCGAACTGATATCGGCCAAATTCGCGAGCATAACGAAGACAACGGCGGTGTATTTGTCAACGAAAGCGGCCAATATTTCGCGGTTGTCGCCGATGGAATGGGCGGTCACCGCGCCGGCGATGTGGCGAGCGCGATGGCGGTGGCGCACTTGCAAGAGCAATGGGAGCAAGCGCCGTGCGTTTCCTCACCGGCTGAGGCGGAGCAGTGGCTGAAAGTGCAGATCGCAGCCGCCAATGAGCGGCTGTTTCGCTACGCCCTCTCCCATCCGGAATGCCAAGGGATGGGAACGACGGTCGTCGGCGCCATTTGCGCTGGGCCGTTTGCCACCATCGCGCATATCGGCGACAGCCGCTGCTACTTATTGAACCAAAACGGAATTCAACAGTTGACCGATGACCATTCTCTTGTCAATGAGCTGGTCAAAAGCGGGCAAATTTCCAAAGAGGACGCCGAACACCATCCACGCAAAAACGTGCTTTTGCGGGCGCTTGGCACCGAACCGGCCGTGAAGGTCGATATCAAAACCGTTTCCATCGATGACGGCGATATGCTCCTGCTATGCTCGGACGGATTGTCAAACAAAGTGCCCGAGGCAGACATCGTGCAAATTTTGACCGGTGCCGGCGCGCTTGAAGAAAAAGCGCAGGCGCTCATCGAATTGGCGAACGGGCGGGGCGGGGAAGACAACATTTCGCTTGCAGTCGTTGATTTTTCAGTGGAACGTGAAGGTGGGTGA
- the prkC_1 gene encoding Serine/threonine-protein kinase PrkC, whose product MLIGKRLNDRYKIISLIGGGGMANVYLARDIILERDVAVKVLRLDFANDDRFIKRFRREAQAATSLNHEHIVPIYDVGEEEGLYYIVMEYVRGSTLKQYIQQHAPLPVERALCIMDQLTSAIAHAHENGIIHRDIKPQNILLDEHGNVKVTDFGIAVAMSGTTITQTNSVLGSVHYLSPEQARGGIATEKSDIYSLGIVMFELVTGRLPFSGESAVSIVLKHLQAETPSPKAWNPDIPQSVENIILKATAKDPFYRYESARAMNEDIRTALDPRRRNEAKFTIPDDGDEATKAIPIIKHPESAALEPETLVYEEKANEPAKADDEPKAKPKRKRVWIAWLAAVILLLGAAGVSALTWIPDVFFPKEVTVPDVVNKDYDEAVEQLSALGLEIKDTIDVEDDAIEEGKVVRTDPEAGMTVKQGAGIVIYKSAGKKKIEFPSFIGDDISTAEEELRAEGFTRITRNGRHSDKPEGTILDQYPYAGDEVVPSETEVMFTVSLGPETVTLKDLSGYTEKSVRDYGEDQGLRIEVKYEYSDEVPKGLVISQTPAANEQVEKGETVTVVISRGPEPKPSKTVIKEIVIPYEPAENGQVVEAQLYIQDANHNMTTPYKTYRLTGPATEIVEFEIPYGETAYYRVIVNNVVKDEGSIPYPEHGGKKE is encoded by the coding sequence GTGCTTATCGGAAAGCGATTGAACGACCGCTACAAAATCATCAGCCTGATCGGCGGCGGCGGCATGGCGAATGTCTATTTGGCCCGCGACATCATTTTGGAGCGCGATGTCGCCGTGAAAGTGCTCCGCCTTGATTTTGCCAACGACGACCGGTTTATTAAACGGTTCCGCCGCGAAGCGCAGGCGGCGACGAGCTTAAATCATGAGCATATTGTGCCGATTTACGACGTCGGCGAGGAAGAAGGCCTTTATTATATCGTGATGGAGTATGTGCGCGGTTCGACGCTGAAACAGTACATTCAGCAGCATGCCCCGCTTCCGGTCGAGCGGGCGCTTTGCATCATGGACCAACTGACGTCGGCCATCGCCCATGCCCATGAGAACGGCATTATCCACCGCGACATTAAACCGCAAAACATTTTGCTTGATGAGCACGGCAACGTGAAAGTGACCGACTTCGGCATCGCGGTGGCGATGAGCGGAACGACGATTACACAGACGAACTCGGTGCTCGGTTCGGTTCATTATTTGTCGCCGGAGCAGGCGCGCGGCGGCATTGCCACTGAAAAGTCGGACATTTATTCGCTTGGCATCGTCATGTTTGAGCTTGTCACCGGCCGGCTGCCGTTTTCCGGCGAATCGGCCGTTTCGATCGTGCTGAAGCATTTGCAGGCGGAAACGCCGTCGCCCAAGGCGTGGAATCCCGACATTCCGCAAAGCGTCGAAAATATTATTTTAAAAGCGACGGCGAAAGACCCGTTTTACCGCTATGAATCGGCGCGCGCCATGAACGAGGACATCCGGACGGCGCTGGACCCGAGGCGGCGCAATGAGGCCAAATTCACGATCCCGGATGACGGCGATGAAGCGACGAAGGCCATCCCGATCATAAAACATCCGGAAAGCGCCGCGCTTGAGCCGGAGACGCTTGTCTATGAGGAAAAGGCGAACGAGCCGGCCAAAGCGGATGACGAGCCAAAGGCGAAGCCGAAACGGAAGCGGGTCTGGATCGCCTGGCTTGCCGCCGTCATCCTATTGCTTGGAGCGGCCGGCGTGAGCGCGCTCACATGGATTCCGGACGTGTTCTTTCCAAAGGAAGTGACGGTGCCGGATGTCGTCAATAAAGACTATGACGAAGCTGTTGAACAGTTGTCGGCGCTCGGCTTGGAAATCAAAGACACGATCGATGTCGAAGATGATGCAATAGAAGAAGGAAAAGTCGTGCGCACCGACCCGGAAGCCGGAATGACGGTGAAGCAAGGGGCCGGCATTGTCATCTATAAGAGCGCCGGCAAAAAGAAAATCGAGTTTCCAAGCTTTATCGGCGACGATATTTCGACCGCCGAGGAGGAGCTGCGCGCGGAAGGGTTCACTCGCATTACGCGCAACGGCCGCCATAGCGATAAGCCGGAAGGGACGATTTTGGATCAATATCCGTACGCCGGCGATGAAGTCGTGCCGAGCGAAACGGAAGTGATGTTCACGGTCAGCCTCGGTCCGGAAACCGTAACGCTCAAAGACTTGAGCGGCTATACGGAAAAAAGTGTGCGCGACTACGGCGAAGACCAAGGGCTGCGCATTGAAGTGAAGTACGAGTATTCCGATGAAGTGCCGAAAGGGCTTGTCATCTCGCAAACTCCGGCAGCCAATGAGCAGGTGGAAAAAGGCGAGACTGTTACGGTCGTCATTTCCCGCGGCCCGGAGCCGAAGCCATCCAAAACGGTCATCAAAGAAATCGTCATCCCATACGAGCCGGCGGAAAACGGACAGGTGGTGGAAGCCCAGCTTTACATTCAAGATGCGAACCATAACATGACAACGCCATATAAAACGTATCGGCTGACAGGGCCGGCCACGGAGATCGTAGAGTTTGAAATTCCATACGGGGAGACGGCGTATTATCGCGTTATTGTCAACAATGTTGTCAAAGACGAAGGATCGATTCCATATCCAGAACACGGCGGAAAAAAGGAGTGA
- the rpe gene encoding Ribulose-phosphate 3-epimerase: MIRIAPSILSADFARLAEEIRSVEEGGADWLHVDVMDGRFVPNITIGPPVVAAIRPVTKLPLDVHLMIADPDRYIPAFAKAGADIISVHAEACVHLHRTIHFIKEQGVKAGVVLNPHTPVETIRHVIADVDLVLLMTVNPGFGGQAFIPSVVPKIREVARLAGEQNKALDIEVDGGVNAKTAPLCAEAGANVLVAGSAIYNEADRAAAIRALREACAK; encoded by the coding sequence ATGATTCGAATTGCGCCATCGATTTTGTCAGCTGATTTTGCCCGTTTGGCCGAGGAAATCCGTTCGGTGGAAGAAGGCGGAGCCGATTGGCTTCATGTCGATGTCATGGACGGACGGTTCGTGCCGAATATCACGATCGGGCCGCCGGTCGTTGCCGCCATTCGCCCGGTGACGAAGCTGCCGCTTGACGTTCATTTAATGATCGCCGACCCTGACCGATACATTCCGGCGTTCGCCAAAGCCGGGGCGGACATCATCTCCGTCCACGCCGAGGCGTGCGTGCATTTGCACCGGACGATTCACTTTATTAAAGAGCAAGGTGTCAAGGCCGGGGTCGTGTTGAATCCTCATACGCCGGTTGAGACAATCCGCCATGTCATCGCCGACGTCGATCTTGTCCTATTGATGACAGTCAACCCGGGGTTTGGCGGGCAGGCGTTCATTCCGTCCGTCGTGCCGAAAATTCGCGAAGTCGCCCGTTTGGCCGGCGAACAAAACAAGGCGCTGGACATCGAAGTGGACGGCGGCGTCAACGCGAAAACAGCGCCGCTTTGCGCCGAAGCCGGGGCGAATGTGCTCGTCGCCGGGTCGGCCATTTACAATGAGGCGGACCGGGCGGCGGCCATTCGCGCTTTGCGAGAAGCGTGCGCCAAGTAG
- the rlmN gene encoding Ribosomal RNA large subunit methyltransferase N: MEIVQTAVRRASSGGQPPSLPSVYSLTLDEWKEWLAAQGEKPFRATQIYEWLYEKRVTDFAEMTNLPKRLREQLAASFSITTLKTIVKQTSKDGTIKFLFELHDGYSIETVLMRHNYGNSVCVTTQVGCRIGCTFCASTLGGLKRHLEAGEIVAQVVHVQKALDETNERVSSIVVMGIGEPFDNYDALIKFLRIVNHPKGLNIGARHITVSTSGIIPKIYQFADEGMQINFAISLHAPTNELRTKLMPINKAYPLPKLMEAVRYYIEKTGRRVTFEYGLFGGVNDQLEHAEQLAELLKGLKCHVNLIPVNYVPERNYVRTPRNQIFAFERALKKHGINVTIRREHGHDIDAACGQLRAKERKEETR; this comes from the coding sequence GTGGAAATCGTCCAGACCGCTGTCCGCCGGGCCTCCAGCGGCGGGCAGCCGCCATCGTTGCCGTCTGTTTATTCGCTCACGCTTGACGAGTGGAAAGAATGGCTTGCTGCTCAAGGCGAAAAGCCGTTTCGCGCCACACAAATTTACGAATGGCTGTATGAAAAGCGCGTCACCGATTTTGCCGAGATGACGAACTTGCCGAAACGGCTGCGCGAACAGCTCGCGGCGTCGTTTTCGATCACGACGCTCAAAACGATTGTCAAGCAAACGTCCAAAGATGGGACGATCAAGTTTTTGTTTGAGCTCCATGACGGCTATTCGATCGAGACCGTGCTCATGCGCCATAACTACGGCAATTCGGTGTGCGTGACGACCCAAGTCGGCTGCCGCATCGGTTGCACGTTTTGCGCCTCGACGCTCGGTGGGTTGAAGCGTCATTTGGAAGCGGGCGAAATCGTCGCTCAAGTTGTACACGTGCAAAAGGCGCTCGATGAGACCAATGAGCGCGTCAGCAGCATCGTCGTGATGGGCATTGGCGAGCCGTTTGACAATTACGATGCGCTCATCAAATTTTTGCGCATCGTCAACCATCCGAAAGGGTTGAACATCGGCGCCCGCCATATCACCGTGTCAACGAGCGGGATTATTCCGAAAATCTATCAATTTGCTGACGAAGGCATGCAAATCAATTTCGCCATTTCGCTGCATGCACCGACGAACGAGCTGCGGACGAAGCTGATGCCGATTAATAAGGCGTATCCGCTGCCGAAGCTCATGGAGGCGGTCCGATACTACATTGAAAAAACTGGACGGCGCGTGACGTTCGAGTACGGATTGTTCGGCGGAGTGAATGACCAACTTGAGCATGCCGAGCAGCTGGCCGAGCTGCTTAAAGGGCTGAAATGCCATGTAAATTTGATTCCGGTCAACTATGTGCCGGAGCGAAATTATGTGCGCACGCCGCGCAACCAAATTTTTGCCTTTGAACGGGCGCTGAAAAAACATGGAATCAACGTCACCATTCGCCGCGAACACGGACACGACATCGATGCCGCCTGCGGACAGCTTCGCGCGAAGGAGCGGAAAGAAGAGACGAGGTGA
- the fmt gene encoding Methionyl-tRNA formyltransferase encodes MTNIVFMGTPDFAVPILRQLLDDGYHVSAVVTQPDKPKGRKRQLVPPPVKVEAERHGIPVLQPTKIREPEQYEQVLAFAPDLIVTAAFGQILPKALLEAPKYGCINVHASLLPELRGGAPIHYAIWQGKTKTGVTIMYMVEKLDAGDMLAQVEVPIAETDTVGTLHDKLSAAGAKLLSETLPLLLEGNIAPVPQDEEKATYAPNIRREQERIDWTQPGEAIYNHIRAFHPWPVTYTTQDGHIWKVWWGEKVPAPRSAPPGTIVALEENGIVVATGNETAIRITELQPAGKKRMAAGEFLRGAGSRLSVGMKLGEDHERT; translated from the coding sequence ATGACGAACATTGTGTTTATGGGGACTCCTGATTTTGCCGTGCCGATTTTGCGGCAGCTTCTTGACGACGGCTATCATGTTTCGGCGGTTGTCACCCAGCCGGATAAGCCAAAAGGGCGGAAGCGCCAGCTCGTGCCACCCCCGGTGAAAGTGGAAGCGGAGCGCCACGGCATCCCGGTGCTGCAGCCGACAAAAATTCGCGAGCCGGAGCAATACGAACAAGTGTTGGCGTTTGCGCCTGATTTGATTGTGACGGCGGCGTTCGGGCAAATTTTGCCGAAAGCGCTGCTGGAAGCGCCGAAATACGGCTGCATCAATGTCCATGCCTCGCTTCTGCCCGAGCTGCGCGGCGGGGCGCCGATCCATTATGCCATCTGGCAAGGAAAAACGAAAACGGGCGTCACGATCATGTATATGGTCGAGAAGCTGGATGCCGGCGATATGTTGGCGCAAGTCGAGGTGCCGATTGCTGAAACGGATACGGTCGGCACGCTCCATGATAAATTGAGCGCCGCCGGGGCTAAACTATTATCAGAAACGCTTCCACTTTTATTGGAAGGAAACATTGCGCCCGTTCCGCAAGATGAGGAGAAAGCGACGTATGCGCCGAACATTCGCCGCGAGCAGGAGCGGATCGATTGGACGCAGCCTGGCGAAGCCATTTACAACCATATTCGCGCCTTCCATCCGTGGCCGGTCACGTATACAACGCAGGATGGGCACATTTGGAAGGTTTGGTGGGGTGAAAAAGTGCCGGCGCCCCGTTCGGCGCCGCCGGGCACGATTGTGGCGCTCGAGGAAAACGGCATTGTCGTGGCCACCGGCAATGAGACAGCCATTCGCATCACCGAATTGCAGCCGGCCGGCAAAAAGCGGATGGCCGCCGGCGAGTTTTTGCGCGGCGCCGGCAGCCGTCTTTCGGTCGGCATGAAGCTAGGAGAGGATCATGAACGTACGTGA